A genomic stretch from Desulfotignum balticum DSM 7044 includes:
- a CDS encoding ATP-binding protein, with translation MKKLPLGIQNFPEIRRDHYVYIDKTPLALKMADSGKYYFLSRPRRFGKSLFLDTLKCLFEAKKELFKGLFVHDRWDWDKTYPVIRIDFSKGLVKTKKEMSDKIGAFIRQSARDFNLEIQETGTSNAFEELIRKCHDRHDMPVVILIDEYDKPILDNITDNDTALIMREGMDPFIRFVFLTGVSKFSKMNLFSGLNNLQDITLSPEYATICGYTQADVEISFKEHLARTGPEGPVDLAELAKWYNGYSFFGEPVYNPYDILLFFQEGGKFKNYWFETGTPTFLMDMIRDKQYFLPDLENLEVSEQLLNTFDVGNIPIESLMFQTGYLTIKKTATIFNQVIHTLSYPNFEVKNAFNQYLIGYFTEHRFQPDARLYKTLLEDDFTGLKAQIARLFAAIPYTAHGNVTHYEGFYVSVIYAFLASLGLDLTAEDITSKGRADLTLKFPGHEKIYIFEFKVVQDEQSKSKNPLVQIKEKRYFEKYMEDGNRIFLIGIEFSKEKRNIVSFEWEPV, from the coding sequence ATGAAAAAACTTCCCCTGGGCATACAGAATTTTCCTGAAATCAGAAGAGACCATTACGTCTATATCGACAAAACTCCCCTGGCCCTGAAAATGGCCGATTCCGGCAAATATTATTTCCTTTCCCGGCCCCGGCGGTTCGGCAAATCCCTGTTCCTGGATACGTTGAAATGTCTGTTTGAAGCAAAAAAAGAGCTGTTCAAGGGCCTGTTTGTGCATGACAGATGGGACTGGGACAAAACATATCCGGTCATCCGCATCGACTTTTCCAAAGGACTGGTCAAAACCAAAAAAGAAATGTCGGACAAAATCGGCGCGTTCATCAGACAATCTGCCAGGGATTTCAATCTGGAAATCCAGGAAACCGGCACTTCCAACGCGTTTGAAGAATTGATCCGAAAATGCCATGACCGGCATGATATGCCCGTGGTGATCCTGATCGACGAATACGACAAACCGATCCTGGACAATATCACGGACAACGACACCGCATTGATCATGAGAGAGGGAATGGACCCGTTCATCCGGTTCGTATTTCTCACCGGGGTGAGCAAATTCAGCAAGATGAACCTGTTTTCCGGGTTGAACAATCTGCAGGATATCACCCTGTCCCCGGAATATGCCACCATCTGCGGATATACCCAGGCGGATGTGGAGATCAGTTTCAAGGAACACCTGGCCCGGACCGGACCCGAAGGACCCGTGGATCTGGCGGAACTGGCAAAATGGTATAATGGATATTCATTTTTCGGAGAGCCAGTGTACAATCCTTACGACATTCTGCTGTTCTTCCAGGAAGGTGGAAAGTTCAAAAACTACTGGTTCGAGACCGGCACCCCTACTTTTCTAATGGATATGATCCGGGACAAGCAGTATTTTCTGCCGGACCTGGAAAACCTGGAAGTGTCCGAGCAGCTGTTGAACACCTTTGATGTGGGCAATATCCCCATTGAATCCCTGATGTTCCAGACCGGATACTTGACCATCAAAAAAACCGCCACCATTTTCAACCAGGTGATCCATACCCTTTCCTATCCAAACTTTGAAGTCAAGAACGCGTTCAATCAATATCTGATCGGATACTTCACGGAACATCGGTTCCAGCCGGATGCCCGTTTATACAAAACCTTGCTTGAAGATGATTTCACGGGCCTCAAGGCACAGATCGCGCGCCTTTTTGCCGCCATCCCCTACACGGCCCACGGGAACGTGACCCATTATGAAGGATTTTATGTCAGCGTGATCTATGCCTTTCTTGCCAGCCTCGGCCTGGACCTGACCGCAGAAGATATCACCAGCAAAGGCCGGGCGGACCTGACCCTGAAATTTCCCGGGCATGAAAAAATATATATCTTTGAATTCAAAGTGGTTCAGGATGAACAATCCAAAAGCAAAAATCCACTGGTGCAGATCAAGGAGAAACGCTACTTTGAAAAATATATGGAAGACGGAAACCGCATTTTTCTCATCGGCATCGAATTTTCAAAGGAAAAAAGAAACATCGTGTCTTTTGAGTGGGAACCGGTATAA
- the hepT gene encoding type VII toxin-antitoxin system HepT family RNase toxin, with amino-acid sequence MKSILKKILTVEERVNRLRHLSQTMNSFESYLSSARDKDVAERNIQVAIESCLDIGKILIAIHHLKEPSDNKGVFMVLAESGIIETTLLKFLIPMAGTRNILVHGYDRIDDALIYGIIQKHLSDFENFIQQVRSHESLDGVGP; translated from the coding sequence ATGAAATCAATTTTAAAAAAAATCCTGACTGTGGAAGAACGGGTAAACCGACTGAGACATCTGTCTCAAACCATGAATTCGTTTGAATCCTATCTTTCTTCAGCCCGAGATAAAGATGTGGCTGAGAGAAATATTCAGGTGGCGATTGAATCCTGTCTGGATATCGGAAAAATTTTAATTGCCATCCATCATTTGAAAGAACCGTCCGACAACAAAGGCGTTTTTATGGTATTGGCGGAATCCGGCATCATTGAAACCACTCTTCTGAAATTTCTCATACCCATGGCCGGCACCAGAAATATTCTGGTGCATGGGTATGACCGGATAGACGATGCGCTGATATACGGCATTATTCAAAAACATCTTTCGGATTTTGAAAATTTCATACAGCAGGTTCGTTCCCATGAATCCCTTGATGGAGTGGGACCATGA